A region of Bacillus cabrialesii DNA encodes the following proteins:
- the ahpC gene encoding alkyl hydroperoxide reductase subunit C encodes MSLIGKEVLPFEAKAFKNGEFIDVTNESLKGQWSVFCFYPADFSFVCPTELEDLQNQYAALKELGVEVYSISTDTHFVHKGWHDSSEKIGKITYAMIGDPSQTISRNFDVLDEESGLADRGTFIIDPDGVIQTVEINAGGIGRDASNLISKVKAAQYVRQNPGEVCPAKWEEGGETLTPSLDLVGKI; translated from the coding sequence ATGTCTTTAATCGGTAAAGAAGTACTTCCATTCGAAGCAAAAGCATTCAAAAACGGTGAATTCATCGATGTAACAAACGAATCTCTGAAAGGCCAATGGAGCGTATTCTGCTTCTACCCAGCAGATTTCTCTTTCGTATGCCCAACTGAGCTTGAAGATCTTCAAAACCAATACGCTGCACTTAAAGAATTAGGTGTTGAAGTATACTCTATCTCTACAGATACTCACTTCGTACACAAAGGCTGGCACGACAGCTCTGAAAAAATCGGCAAAATCACTTACGCAATGATCGGTGACCCATCTCAAACGATCTCTCGCAACTTCGATGTTCTTGACGAAGAATCTGGTCTTGCTGACCGCGGAACATTCATCATCGATCCAGATGGCGTTATCCAAACTGTAGAAATCAATGCGGGCGGTATCGGCCGTGACGCAAGCAACCTGATCAGCAAAGTAAAAGCAGCACAATACGTTCGTCAAAACCCAGGCGAAGTTTGCCCGGCTAAATGGGAAGAAGGCGGCGAAACTCTTACACCTAGCCTTGATCTAGTAGGTAAAATCTAA
- the gntR gene encoding gluconate operon transcriptional repressor GntR: MLDSKDLLYPAKWLSKASTGVRVACELRMRIISGMIESGTILSENTIAAEFSVSRSPVREALKILASEKTIRLERMGAVVIGLTEKEIAEIYDVRLLLETFVFERLVKIDIEPLVKDLSKILEMMKVSIKYEDADEFSFQDVLFHETIIRAIDHSYIHMIWNNLKPVMESFILLSMRARLKEKYEDFTRILDNHELYIQAIKAKDRALMIQSLHQNFDDVQEKVEDLWLSQQMLAKGAENNND, translated from the coding sequence ATGCTAGACTCCAAGGACCTGTTGTATCCCGCAAAATGGCTCTCAAAAGCGTCAACCGGTGTTCGTGTCGCATGCGAGCTGAGAATGCGGATCATTTCAGGCATGATTGAAAGCGGTACCATTTTATCAGAAAATACGATCGCCGCCGAGTTTTCAGTAAGCCGTTCGCCGGTTCGCGAAGCGTTAAAAATACTCGCATCCGAAAAAACCATCCGCTTAGAACGCATGGGAGCGGTTGTAATCGGTTTAACTGAGAAGGAAATCGCGGAAATTTATGATGTGCGTTTACTCTTAGAAACATTTGTCTTTGAACGGCTTGTCAAAATAGACATTGAGCCTTTAGTCAAAGATCTCAGCAAAATACTTGAAATGATGAAAGTCTCTATTAAATACGAGGACGCGGACGAATTTTCATTTCAGGATGTGCTGTTCCATGAAACGATTATCCGCGCGATTGATCATTCATACATTCATATGATCTGGAACAACCTAAAACCCGTCATGGAAAGCTTTATTCTATTGTCCATGCGGGCGCGATTAAAGGAAAAATATGAAGACTTCACACGGATTTTAGATAACCATGAGCTTTATATTCAGGCCATTAAAGCGAAGGACAGGGCGCTGATGATTCAGTCTCTTCACCAAAACTTTGATGATGTGCAAGAAAAGGTAGAAGACCTGTGGCTCTCACAACAAATGCTGGCTAAAGGAGCTGAAAACAACAATGACTAG
- the gntK gene encoding gluconokinase — MTSYMLGIDIGTTSTKAVLFSENGDVVQKESIGYPLYTPDISTAEQDPEEIFQAVIHTTARITKQHPDKQISFISFSSAMHSVIAIDEKDQPLTPCITWADNRSEGWAHQIKDELNGHEVYKRTGTPIHPMAPLSKIAWITNERTEIASKAKKYIGIKEYIFKQLFNEYVIDYSLASATGMMNLKSLDWDDEALRIAGITPDHLSKLVPTTAIFQHCASELAIQMGIDPETPFVIGASDGVLSNLGVNAIKKGEIAVTIGTSGAIRTIIDQPQTDEKGRIFCYALTDKHWVIGGPVNNGGIVLRWIRDEFASSEIETATRLGIDPYDVLTKIAQRVRPGSDGLLFHPYLAGERAPLWNPDVRGSFFGLTMSHKKEHMIRAALEGVIYNLYTVFLALTECMDGPVTRIQATGGFARSEVWRQMMSDIFESEVVVPESYESSCLGACILGLYATGKIDSFDAVSDMVGSTHRHTPIEDSAKEYRKLIPIFINLSRSLENQYTQIADYQRGLITHN; from the coding sequence ATGACTAGTTATATGTTAGGAATCGATATCGGCACGACAAGCACAAAAGCTGTGTTGTTCAGTGAAAACGGAGACGTGGTACAGAAAGAAAGCATCGGCTATCCGCTCTATACACCAGACATCTCAACAGCCGAACAAGATCCGGAAGAGATTTTTCAGGCAGTCATTCACACAACGGCGAGAATTACAAAACAGCATCCGGACAAGCAGATCTCATTTATTTCGTTCAGCAGCGCCATGCACAGCGTCATCGCCATTGATGAAAAGGATCAGCCGCTGACGCCATGCATCACATGGGCCGACAACCGGAGCGAAGGCTGGGCGCATCAGATTAAAGATGAATTGAACGGGCATGAGGTGTACAAACGGACAGGAACACCGATCCATCCGATGGCACCCCTAAGCAAAATTGCCTGGATCACCAATGAACGAACAGAAATCGCTTCCAAGGCAAAAAAATATATCGGCATCAAAGAGTACATTTTTAAACAGCTGTTCAATGAGTATGTCATCGATTACTCCTTGGCGTCAGCGACAGGCATGATGAACTTGAAAAGCTTGGATTGGGACGATGAAGCGCTGCGCATCGCAGGCATCACACCGGATCACTTATCAAAACTTGTGCCGACAACTGCAATTTTTCAGCACTGCGCTTCGGAACTAGCGATACAGATGGGAATTGATCCGGAAACGCCTTTTGTCATCGGCGCCAGCGACGGCGTGCTGTCCAATCTTGGCGTCAACGCCATTAAGAAGGGCGAGATTGCCGTAACCATCGGGACAAGCGGTGCCATCCGCACGATTATTGACCAGCCGCAAACCGATGAAAAGGGAAGAATTTTCTGCTACGCCTTGACGGACAAGCATTGGGTCATCGGCGGGCCGGTGAACAACGGGGGCATCGTCCTCCGCTGGATCAGAGACGAATTTGCCTCTTCCGAAATCGAGACAGCAACACGCCTGGGCATTGATCCATACGATGTGCTGACGAAGATTGCCCAACGCGTCAGACCCGGTTCTGACGGTCTGCTGTTCCACCCGTACCTCGCCGGAGAACGCGCTCCGTTGTGGAATCCGGATGTAAGAGGCTCATTTTTCGGCCTGACCATGTCCCATAAGAAAGAGCATATGATACGCGCGGCATTGGAGGGCGTCATTTACAACCTGTACACGGTGTTCCTGGCGTTAACAGAATGCATGGACGGTCCGGTAACCCGCATTCAGGCGACAGGGGGATTTGCAAGGTCGGAGGTTTGGCGCCAAATGATGTCGGATATCTTCGAATCAGAGGTTGTCGTACCGGAAAGCTACGAAAGCTCATGTCTCGGCGCCTGCATTTTAGGCCTGTATGCGACAGGAAAAATCGATTCATTCGATGCCGTGTCCGACATGGTCGGCAGCACGCACAGACATACGCCGATCGAAGACTCAGCCAAAGAATACAGAAAACTAATACCGATTTTCATCAACCTATCAAGATCATTAGAAAATCAATATACACAAATTGCAGATTATCAGAGGGGCTTAATCACACACAACTAG
- a CDS encoding DUF1433 domain-containing protein yields MLFTKKILICGAIVLVIGIGIFYLNHKNTNTVDQSSQRSGGKQNVNLDEKSEQEKAEDYAEKMKPKIKEKLKKEDIHHFIKDIKFNEKVTISPMGMIEVTGYINNEPERFSFDASLYYKSNEVDSIGYSKEVGDRFTDWSEYSKKEKEEYIKTAYPDKKEREQYLRDIGELK; encoded by the coding sequence ATGTTGTTTACCAAAAAAATACTGATTTGCGGGGCAATTGTATTAGTTATTGGAATAGGCATTTTTTATTTAAATCATAAGAACACTAATACAGTTGATCAATCATCGCAAAGGTCTGGAGGCAAGCAAAACGTGAATTTGGATGAAAAAAGTGAACAAGAAAAAGCTGAAGACTACGCTGAAAAGATGAAACCGAAAATAAAGGAAAAATTAAAAAAAGAGGATATTCATCATTTTATTAAGGATATTAAGTTTAATGAGAAGGTAACAATAAGTCCAATGGGAATGATTGAAGTTACTGGTTACATCAATAATGAGCCAGAGAGGTTCTCATTTGATGCCTCTTTATATTATAAATCGAATGAAGTAGATTCTATTGGCTATTCAAAAGAAGTGGGAGACCGTTTTACAGACTGGAGCGAATACAGCAAGAAAGAAAAAGAAGAATACATCAAAACCGCTTACCCTGATAAAAAAGAACGGGAACAATATTTAAGAGACATAGGGGAACTAAAATAA
- a CDS encoding polysaccharide pyruvyl transferase family protein has product MTVQEIKGKKLVKGIAPNVEPEALLNDKRKVFLFGSPSYTNIGDQAIAYAEEKFIKNHFPYYEYIEIMDYATDEGIELVKEIIREDDIVCFTGGGNLGNLYLDIEEDRRKVFSAFKDYKSISLPQSVYFEDTEEGNKEKKKTQDAYHQNPNLTIAARETQTLDVVKQTFNSNVIFTPDMVLSLDIVPKELERDGVLFILRADKEKVTDEEFISQMMKWAEKTTYTERTDTVLDTVDTIDYADREKHFMEMLDRIGSSKLVITDRLHAMIFSIITKTPCLVFGNSYGKAKHSYRDWLESLNFIEYTDKNDVEELERMIDRLLQAEPNDVDLSKDFQPLVEFFRS; this is encoded by the coding sequence ATGACTGTACAAGAAATCAAAGGAAAAAAACTCGTAAAAGGCATTGCGCCAAACGTAGAACCAGAAGCCTTGTTAAATGATAAGCGAAAAGTATTTTTGTTTGGTTCCCCGAGTTACACAAACATTGGTGACCAAGCGATTGCGTATGCGGAAGAGAAATTTATAAAAAACCATTTTCCTTATTATGAATACATTGAGATTATGGATTATGCGACGGATGAGGGCATTGAACTGGTGAAGGAAATTATCCGTGAGGACGATATTGTCTGCTTTACCGGCGGAGGGAACTTAGGAAACCTCTATCTCGATATTGAGGAAGACAGAAGAAAGGTCTTCTCGGCGTTTAAGGACTACAAATCGATTTCTCTGCCGCAATCCGTTTATTTTGAAGATACAGAGGAAGGCAATAAAGAAAAGAAAAAAACACAGGACGCGTACCATCAGAATCCAAACTTAACGATTGCCGCGCGTGAGACGCAGACGCTGGATGTTGTAAAACAGACCTTCAACTCCAATGTGATCTTTACGCCGGACATGGTGCTCTCCTTGGATATTGTTCCGAAAGAGCTTGAGCGGGACGGCGTTCTCTTTATTTTAAGAGCAGACAAGGAGAAAGTGACAGACGAAGAATTTATTTCACAGATGATGAAATGGGCAGAAAAAACAACCTATACGGAGCGTACTGATACGGTGCTGGATACGGTCGACACCATCGATTACGCTGATCGTGAAAAGCATTTTATGGAGATGCTGGACCGCATCGGTTCCAGTAAATTGGTGATCACCGACCGCCTCCACGCGATGATTTTCTCGATCATTACCAAAACACCTTGTCTCGTTTTTGGCAACAGCTACGGCAAAGCCAAACATTCGTATCGGGATTGGCTTGAAAGCTTAAACTTCATTGAGTATACGGATAAGAATGATGTTGAGGAGCTGGAGCGCATGATCGACCGCCTGCTTCAAGCCGAGCCGAATGATGTTGATTTGTCTAAGGATTTTCAGCCGTTGGTTGAGTTTTTTAGATCATAA
- a CDS encoding DUF2974 domain-containing protein, with translation MPQNNSSLKLTDKDLNLLSNNAYKISKYEIGEVITVSNGQSLYVVDYKKTKKGLNALTLITEEDYKRSNQGKHPEKIQNAIIAYRGSEPIGSGQFQDTIKQYRDEREQLIKEVEKKGINIPEGEDGSFYDYAKGAPEYSNEILQDWLHMDTSYLVGKKPFDDGTENQAIQADQYAKKIHKDFKNADIQVTGHSLGGSNASYAVVMNDFIKRGVTFENPNIYENLPEDVKARALKGDFRSRLTEYINLNDGLSLLNRDAAEVGKVKVMYDEALPKGVQNNRLPDVVKMLGLAFKQYNNQSLDVTLFVEALMGSHGLDRYNFNSDGSAQTVDDVLKNNPEFAVAMLKQMKSTNVKANTGVSILIKSHVLMNTSTQLKHIAESEWSKIIRQIERIDDKVKDSIEDVRNMHTRMVGFGTYDELSVSDVDDLINKIKMNKPHHLFYSKEKYDQAVDAALHLQHLLQMVADDLGHMGHAYHDADLAAASRMGIS, from the coding sequence TTGCCTCAAAATAATAGCTCTTTGAAATTAACTGATAAGGATCTCAACTTGCTTTCCAACAACGCTTACAAAATAAGCAAATATGAAATTGGCGAAGTAATAACAGTAAGCAATGGTCAAAGTTTGTATGTTGTAGATTATAAAAAAACTAAAAAAGGCCTTAATGCTTTAACGCTTATCACTGAAGAAGATTATAAACGTTCTAATCAAGGCAAACACCCAGAAAAAATCCAAAACGCCATTATCGCATACCGCGGATCAGAACCCATCGGCTCCGGCCAATTCCAAGATACAATAAAACAATATCGTGATGAGCGGGAACAGCTTATTAAAGAAGTAGAGAAAAAGGGAATCAACATTCCTGAAGGTGAAGATGGTTCTTTCTATGACTACGCAAAAGGGGCTCCTGAATATTCAAATGAGATTTTGCAGGATTGGCTCCATATGGACACTAGTTATTTGGTTGGCAAAAAACCATTTGATGACGGGACAGAGAACCAGGCGATTCAGGCAGACCAATATGCAAAAAAAATACATAAAGACTTTAAAAATGCCGACATTCAAGTAACCGGTCACTCATTAGGCGGTTCTAATGCAAGCTATGCAGTCGTGATGAATGACTTTATCAAACGCGGTGTTACTTTCGAAAATCCCAACATATACGAAAACCTGCCTGAGGATGTCAAGGCTCGGGCGTTAAAAGGAGATTTCCGCAGCCGTTTAACAGAATATATCAATTTAAATGATGGATTATCTTTGCTGAATCGGGATGCCGCTGAAGTAGGTAAAGTCAAGGTGATGTATGACGAAGCTTTGCCGAAAGGTGTACAAAATAATCGCCTCCCTGATGTAGTGAAGATGTTGGGTCTGGCATTTAAACAATACAACAATCAATCTCTTGATGTCACACTATTTGTCGAAGCCTTGATGGGAAGTCACGGCCTGGACCGATATAACTTCAATTCAGATGGCTCTGCCCAAACTGTAGATGATGTGTTAAAAAACAATCCAGAGTTTGCGGTAGCGATGCTTAAGCAAATGAAGTCTACGAATGTGAAAGCAAATACAGGTGTTTCGATCCTCATTAAGTCACATGTATTGATGAATACAAGCACACAGTTAAAACATATCGCGGAATCGGAATGGTCTAAGATTATACGCCAGATTGAAAGAATCGATGACAAAGTAAAGGATTCAATTGAAGATGTCAGGAACATGCACACACGAATGGTTGGCTTTGGCACATATGATGAATTATCCGTTTCTGATGTCGATGATTTGATCAATAAGATCAAAATGAATAAACCCCATCACCTTTTTTACTCAAAAGAAAAATATGATCAGGCAGTAGATGCAGCGCTTCATTTACAGCACTTGCTTCAGATGGTGGCAGATGATCTTGGCCATATGGGACATGCTTACCATGATGCAGATCTGGCAGCAGCAAGCCGGATGGGGATTTCATAA
- the gntP gene encoding gluconate permease GntP, with product MPLIIVALGILALLFLIMGLKLNTFISLLVVSFGVALALGMPFDKVVSSIEEGIGGTLGHIALIFGLGAMLGKLIADSGGAQRIAMTLVNKFGEKNIQWAVVIASFIIGIALFFEVGLVLLIPIVFAISRELKISILYLGIPMVAALSVTHGFLPPHPGPTAIAGEYGANIGEVLLYGFIVAVPTVLIAGPLFTKFAKKIVPASFSKNGNIASLGTQKTFKLEETPGFGISVFTAMLPIIIMSVATIIDLLQETIGFADNGVLAFIRLIGNASTAMIISLLVAVYTMGIKRNIPVKTVMDSCSTAISQIGMMLLIIGGGGAFKQVLINGGVGDYVADLFKGTALSPIILAWLIAAILRISLGSATVAALSTTGLVIPLLGHSDVNLALVVLATGAGSVIASHVNDAGFWMFKEYFGLSMKETFATWTLLETIISVAGLGFILLLSLVV from the coding sequence ATGCCGTTAATCATCGTTGCACTTGGGATCTTAGCATTACTATTTTTGATTATGGGCTTAAAGTTAAACACATTTATTTCCTTGCTGGTCGTATCGTTCGGCGTGGCATTGGCACTCGGGATGCCGTTCGATAAAGTTGTCAGCTCCATTGAAGAAGGAATAGGGGGAACTCTTGGACACATCGCGCTCATCTTCGGACTCGGTGCGATGCTGGGCAAGCTGATTGCGGATTCAGGAGGCGCACAGCGCATTGCGATGACGCTCGTCAACAAATTCGGCGAGAAAAACATTCAATGGGCCGTTGTTATTGCCTCATTTATTATCGGTATCGCGTTATTCTTTGAAGTGGGACTGGTTCTATTAATTCCGATTGTATTTGCGATTTCAAGAGAATTGAAGATTTCTATTTTATATCTCGGAATTCCGATGGTTGCAGCGCTATCGGTCACGCACGGTTTCCTGCCGCCGCACCCGGGACCTACGGCAATTGCCGGCGAATACGGCGCTAACATTGGAGAAGTGCTGCTGTACGGCTTTATCGTTGCTGTTCCGACAGTGCTCATCGCAGGGCCTTTGTTTACAAAGTTCGCGAAAAAAATCGTTCCTGCATCATTTTCGAAAAACGGCAATATCGCATCACTCGGCACGCAAAAAACGTTTAAGCTTGAGGAAACACCCGGCTTCGGAATCAGCGTCTTTACTGCGATGCTTCCGATTATCATCATGTCGGTCGCGACCATTATCGACCTGCTTCAAGAAACAATCGGATTTGCGGATAACGGAGTTTTAGCTTTTATCCGATTGATTGGAAACGCATCGACTGCTATGATTATTTCGTTATTGGTCGCAGTTTATACAATGGGCATCAAACGCAACATTCCAGTTAAAACCGTGATGGACTCTTGTTCAACAGCCATTTCACAAATCGGCATGATGCTTTTGATCATCGGGGGAGGCGGCGCCTTCAAACAAGTGCTGATCAACGGCGGTGTCGGCGATTACGTGGCAGATTTGTTTAAAGGAACGGCATTATCGCCAATTATTCTTGCTTGGCTCATCGCGGCGATCCTGCGCATTTCTCTAGGATCAGCCACTGTTGCCGCGCTAAGCACAACAGGACTAGTCATTCCGTTATTGGGGCATTCTGATGTTAACCTGGCATTAGTTGTGCTCGCAACTGGCGCCGGAAGTGTCATCGCTTCACACGTCAATGACGCCGGCTTCTGGATGTTCAAGGAATACTTCGGATTAAGCATGAAAGAAACATTTGCCACATGGACGTTGCTGGAAACGATTATTTCCGTTGCTGGACTGGGATTCATATTATTGTTAAGTTTAGTTGTATGA
- a CDS encoding glycerate kinase has protein sequence MKIIIAPDSFKESLSALEAADAIERGFKSVFPGADYRKLPMADGGEGTVQSLVDATNGWIKEQVVKGPLGEPVTAFFGMLGDGKTAVIEMAAASGLHLVPVEKRNPLVTTTKGTGELITAALDAGAERLIIGIGGSATNDGGAGVIQALGGRLLDESGREIGPGGGALSQLAFIDVSGIDPRIHHVKLEVACDVDNPLTGPRGASAVFGPQKGATDDMVRVLDQHLTHFADVAEKALGTTFRETEGAGAAGGLGWSLLAFLHADLKRGIDIVLEAVDFENEVQDADLVITGEGRIDSQTIYGKTPIGVAKTAKSYEVPVIGIAGSISRESDAVYQHGIDALFSIVPGAVPLEDAFEHAAEYMERTARDIAASIKLAKTMFLI, from the coding sequence ATGAAAATCATCATTGCACCGGATTCTTTTAAGGAAAGTTTATCAGCTCTGGAGGCCGCCGACGCGATAGAAAGAGGGTTCAAATCGGTCTTTCCGGGTGCTGATTACAGAAAATTGCCGATGGCGGACGGCGGTGAGGGCACCGTTCAGTCTCTGGTTGATGCCACAAACGGATGGATCAAAGAGCAGGTTGTCAAGGGGCCGCTGGGGGAACCGGTGACAGCGTTTTTTGGCATGTTGGGGGATGGGAAAACGGCTGTGATTGAAATGGCTGCCGCCTCGGGACTGCATCTCGTGCCTGTAGAAAAGCGCAATCCGCTCGTCACTACAACGAAAGGGACGGGAGAATTAATCACAGCGGCCCTTGATGCGGGTGCTGAGCGGTTGATCATCGGGATCGGCGGAAGCGCTACAAATGACGGAGGAGCCGGAGTGATTCAAGCGTTGGGCGGAAGGCTTCTTGATGAATCAGGCCGTGAGATAGGACCCGGGGGCGGCGCGTTATCTCAGCTCGCATTCATAGATGTAAGCGGGATTGATCCCAGAATCCATCATGTCAAACTAGAAGTCGCCTGCGACGTGGACAATCCGTTAACGGGGCCAAGAGGTGCTTCAGCCGTTTTCGGGCCGCAAAAAGGCGCGACAGACGACATGGTGCGTGTACTGGATCAGCACTTGACCCACTTCGCGGATGTGGCAGAAAAAGCGCTCGGAACAACCTTCAGAGAAACAGAGGGCGCCGGCGCAGCAGGCGGCCTAGGGTGGAGTCTGCTGGCTTTTCTTCATGCTGATCTGAAAAGAGGCATTGATATTGTCCTTGAAGCGGTTGATTTTGAAAATGAAGTTCAGGATGCGGATCTTGTGATTACCGGCGAGGGCCGGATTGACAGCCAAACCATTTATGGAAAAACGCCGATCGGTGTGGCCAAAACGGCGAAATCATATGAAGTGCCCGTCATTGGCATTGCAGGATCAATATCACGAGAGAGTGATGCTGTTTATCAACACGGAATCGACGCGCTTTTCAGCATTGTGCCCGGAGCCGTACCTCTTGAAGACGCGTTTGAACATGCCGCGGAATATATGGAAAGAACGGCGCGGGACATTGCGGCATCCATCAAATTGGCGAAAACGATGTTTCTGATATAG
- the gnd gene encoding decarboxylating NADP(+)-dependent phosphogluconate dehydrogenase — translation MFNTIGVIGLGVMGSNIALNMANKGENVAVYNYTRDLTDQLIQKLDGQSLSPYYELQDFVQSLEKPRKIFLMVTAGKPVDSVIQSLKPLLEEGDVIMDGGNSHYEDTERRYDELKEKGIGYLGVGISGGEVGALTGPSIMPGGDRDVYDKAAPILTKIAAQVGEDPCCVYIGPKGAGHFTKMVHNGIEYADMQLIAEAYTFLRETLRLPLDEIASIFETWNQGELKSYLIEITAEILRKKDEKTGQPLIDVILDKTGQKGTGKWTSMQAIDNGIPSTIITESLFARYLSSLKEERVAAQDVLAGPEAEEKHFDKDTWIEYVRQALYMGKVCAYAQGFAQYKMSSELYGWNLPLKDIALIFRGGCIIRADFLNVISEAFSEQPNLSNLMIAPYFSDKLQAYQTGMRKVVCEGISTGSSFPCLTTALSYYDGYRTGRSNANLLQAQRDYFGAHTYERTDMDGVFHTNWSE, via the coding sequence ATGTTCAATACGATTGGTGTCATAGGCTTAGGCGTAATGGGAAGCAATATCGCCTTAAACATGGCAAACAAAGGTGAAAACGTCGCAGTCTATAATTACACCAGAGATTTAACGGACCAGCTTATCCAAAAGCTGGATGGACAATCTCTCAGCCCGTACTACGAGCTTCAGGATTTTGTTCAATCGTTAGAAAAACCAAGAAAAATCTTTTTGATGGTCACAGCGGGAAAACCCGTAGATTCCGTCATCCAATCATTAAAGCCTTTGCTTGAAGAAGGCGACGTCATCATGGACGGGGGCAACTCTCACTATGAAGACACAGAAAGAAGATATGACGAGCTGAAGGAAAAAGGCATCGGCTACCTGGGAGTCGGAATTTCCGGCGGCGAAGTCGGCGCATTAACAGGGCCTTCCATCATGCCTGGCGGAGATCGCGACGTCTATGACAAAGCCGCTCCTATCCTGACAAAAATCGCAGCTCAAGTCGGTGAAGATCCGTGCTGTGTCTACATCGGGCCAAAAGGGGCAGGACACTTTACAAAAATGGTGCACAACGGCATTGAGTATGCCGACATGCAGCTGATTGCAGAAGCGTATACGTTCCTGAGAGAAACGCTGCGTCTGCCGCTCGATGAAATTGCCTCTATTTTTGAAACATGGAATCAAGGTGAGCTGAAAAGCTATTTAATAGAGATTACAGCTGAGATTTTACGCAAAAAAGACGAAAAAACAGGACAGCCTCTGATCGATGTCATCCTTGATAAAACGGGCCAAAAAGGCACCGGAAAATGGACGAGCATGCAGGCGATTGATAACGGCATTCCGTCCACGATCATCACAGAGTCCTTGTTCGCCCGCTATTTGTCATCCTTAAAAGAAGAACGCGTGGCAGCTCAAGACGTGTTAGCAGGCCCGGAAGCCGAAGAAAAACATTTTGATAAAGACACTTGGATCGAATACGTCAGACAGGCTCTTTACATGGGGAAAGTATGCGCCTACGCACAAGGCTTTGCCCAATACAAAATGTCATCTGAGCTTTACGGCTGGAACCTGCCGCTCAAAGACATCGCTTTGATTTTCCGAGGCGGCTGCATCATCCGCGCAGATTTCCTAAACGTGATCAGCGAAGCATTCAGCGAGCAGCCAAACCTGTCAAACCTGATGATCGCGCCTTATTTCTCAGATAAGCTCCAAGCTTACCAAACAGGCATGCGCAAAGTCGTTTGCGAGGGCATCAGCACCGGGAGCTCGTTCCCATGCTTAACAACAGCGCTCTCTTATTACGACGGCTACCGCACAGGACGTTCCAATGCGAACCTCTTGCAGGCGCAGCGCGATTACTTCGGCGCTCATACGTACGAACGGACAGATATGGACGGCGTTTTCCATACGAATTGGTCTGAATAA